A section of the Oryza sativa Japonica Group chromosome 1, ASM3414082v1 genome encodes:
- the LOC4326564 gene encoding single-stranded DNA-binding protein, mitochondrial, with amino-acid sequence MAATASSFLARRLLLTRRVLSSPLRPFSTTDSSSSSSSSSSSDDSRAGSDAGPDPEQQQPPPAGQDQQAAARPRAGDTRPLENGLDPGIYKAIMVGKVGQEPIQKRLRSGRTVVLFSLGTGGIRNNRRPLDREEPHQYAERCSVQWHRVCIYPERLGSLALKHVKTGSVLYLEGNLETKVFSDPITGLVRRIREIAVRSNGRLLFLGNDCNAPKLGEAKGVGYF; translated from the exons ATGGCGGCCAcggcctcctccttcctcgcccgccgcctcctcctcacccGCCGCGTCCTTTCCTCCCCCCTCCGCCCCTTCTCCACCACTgactcctcctcatcctcctcctcctcctcttcctccgacGACTCCCGTGCGGGATCTGATGCGGGACCCGACCCCGAGCAGCAGCAACCGCCACCAGCGGGCCAGGATCAGcaggccgccgcccggccgcgcgccggcgaCACCCGTCCCCTCGAGAACGGCCTTGACCCCGGAATCTACAAG GCGATAATGGTGGGGAAGGTGGGGCAGGAGCCGATACAGAAGCGGCTGAGGAGCGGGAGAACGGTCGTGCTGTTCTCGCTCGGCACCGGCGGCATCCGCAACAACCGCCGCCCGCTGGACCGCGAGGAGCCGCACCAGTACGCTGAACGATGCTCCGTGCAGTGGCACCGCGTCTGCATCTACCCGGAACGGCTCGGCAGCCTCGCGCTCAAGCACGTCAAGACCGG TTCTGTTCTTTATCTGGAAGGGAATCTTGAGACGAAAGTGTTTTCTGATCCTATAACTGGACTGGTTCGGCGCATAAGAGAAATAGCTGTGCGCTCAAATG GCCGTCTCTTGTTTCTTGGGAATGATTGTAATGCGCCCAAGTTAGGTGAAGCCAAGGGCGTTGGCTACTTCTGA